In Vanessa atalanta chromosome 19, ilVanAtal1.2, whole genome shotgun sequence, one DNA window encodes the following:
- the LOC125071449 gene encoding spidroin-2-like → MLRLSTFCMLLSIAVAQSGYEYNKPNKPYSPSTPSGPGYQPGPTSGYPGTQTSPSYPNTPQQNGYPGVGSGTTPSYPSGPSGYPSNNQGYNRPSTNYPGQSYPGQSPGGPTGPSGVPGQGSNYPGQNYPGQGSNYPGQNYPGQGQNTQRPGFGPDTSNFGTDDNSGSEGGDYSAIPGEPDRDYPILSVVPETSFRCDAQSYPGYYADVEARCQVFHVCANNITYDFLCPNGTIFSQEFFVCVWWNQFDCDSAPSYYGLNANLYDYSIMGSNHGGIPQSPQGSYPSSSGPQSPSTNYPGSTGPQGSYPGNTGPQGPVSGYPGSTGPSAGFPGIQKPSYPGSYPGAQQPGSRPSGPGTQQPGSYPGSPGPQRPGSYPSGPGTQQPGSYPGRPGPQRPGSYPSGPGSQQPASYPGSPGPQRPGAYPSGPGTQQPGSYPGSPGPQRPGSYPSGPGSQQPGSYPGSPGPQRPGAYPSGPGTQQPGSYPGSPGPQRPGSYPSGPGTQQPGSYPGSPGPQRPGSYPSGPGTQQPGSYPGSPGPQRPGSYPSGPGSQQPGSYPGSYPTQGSQGPSSTNYPGSQSTPSYPGSGNQGYPSGKPSGPSFPSGTGRPQGPSDNNYPSSQPNREYLPPRN, encoded by the exons ATGCTACGTTTGTCAACGTTTTGca tgttaCTGTCGATAGCAGTCGCTCAAAGTGGATATGAATATAACAAACCAAATAAACCATACAGTCCCTCGACGCCAAGTGGCCCCGGCTACCAACCAGGACCCACAAGTGGATATCCTGGTACACAAACCTCTCCATCATACCCAAATACGCCACAGCAAAATGGATACCCAGGAGTCGGTTCGGGCACAACACCAAGTTACCCATCTGGACCTTCAGGCTACCCTTCAAATAATCAAGGCTATAATCGGCCATCAACGAACTATCCTGGTCAATCTTATCCAGGACAAAGTCCAGGCGGACCAACGGGTCCTTCTGGTGTTCCAGGACAGGGTTCAAATTATCCTGGACAGAACTACCCAGGGCAAGGTTCAAATTATCCTGGACAAAACTACCCAGGTCAAGGACAAAACACCCAACGTCCGGGATTTGGACCCGATACTTCCAATTTTGGCACAGATGATAATAGTGGTTCTGAAGGTGGAGATTATTCAGCAATACCCGGTGAGCCAGATAGAGATTATCCCATACTTTCAGTCGTCCCCGAAACATCGTTCAGGTGTGACGCTCAATCTTATCCAGGTTATTACGCAGACGTCGAAGCTCGATGCCAAGTATTCCATGTTTGTGCCAATAATATAACTTACGACTTTTTATGTCCCAATGGAACAATATTTTCTCAAGAGTTTTTCGTCTGCGTCTGGTGGAATCAATTTGACTGTGACTCTGCCCCTAGTTATTATGGACTTAACGCAAATCTATATGATTATTCCATAATGGGATCTAATCATGGTGGAATTCCTCAAAGCCCTCAAGGATCTTATCCTAGCAGTTCTGGACCACAAAGTCCATCAACAAACTATCCAGGAAGCACAGGACCTCAAGGATCTTACCCAGGCAATACAGGTCCGCAAGGACCAGTATCTGGCTACCCCGGTAGTACAGGCCCGTCAGCTGGTTTTCCCGGAATTCAAAAACCAAGTTATCCAGGATCTTATCCTGGTGCTCAACAACCTGGATCTCGTCCTAGTGGTCCTGGAACACAACAACCGGGCTCATACCCCGGAAGCCCTGGTCCGCAACGGCCTGGATCTTATCCTAGTGGACCTGGAACACAACAACCGGGCTCATACCCTGGACGCCCTGGTCCGCAACGGCCTGGATCTTATCCTAGTGGACCTGGATCACAACAACCGGCCTCATACCCCGGAAGCCCTGGTCCGCAACGGCCTGGAGCTTATCCTAGTGGACCTGGAACACAACAACCGGGCTCATACCCTGGAAGCCCTGGTCCGCAACGGCCTGGATCTTATCCTAGTGGACCTGGATCACAACAACCTGGCTCATACCCTGGAAGCCCAGGTCCGCAACGGCCTGGAGCTTATCCTAGTGGACCTGGAACACAACAACCGGGCTCATACCCCGGAAGCCCTGGTCCGCAACGGCCTGGATCTTATCCTAGTGGTCCTGGAACACAACAACCGGGCTCATACCCCGGAAGCCCTGGTCCGCAACGGCCTGGATCTTATCCTAGTGGACCTGGAACACAACAACCGGGCTCATACCCTGGAAGCCCAGGTCCGCAACGGCCTGGATCTTATCCTAGTGGACCTGGATCACAACAACCGGGCTCATATCCCGGATCTTATCCTACTCAGGGATCTCAAGGTCCGAGCTCAACGAACTATCCAGGATCTCAAAGTACACCAAGCTATCCTGGATCAGGTAACCAAGGTTATCCGTCGGGAAAACCTTCTGGACCGAGCTTCCCATCTGGTACTGGAAGACCTCAAGGACCCAGCGATAATAATTATCCAAGTTCTCAACCTAACAGAGAATACCTCCCACCTAGAAACTGA
- the LOC125071451 gene encoding leucine-rich repeat-containing protein 71-like, with product MKSPKSTKSLRSIRSARSGNTENIFHDDVCDLDNMLVMACAKFNCPYAVSVKKEIRQDDYYKALKQADNKTKSKRISLMPEHKVPESTVDVPAPSDQASSVAPSVSYTNNIATTFVYDNYHTLTEIKITKVSQVPNILLKIIGLLVPYYKNLVPLSITNCGIDMYIIHELGKMLNVSTITEILLDGSPLASCDYSMLLRSSLRNLSLCRCKVNDEACEIIASKLHHAAAADNLLLLNLSSNHITDEGAKYFGGALRTNRHLRYLNLADNHITDDGACYLLDVLIEFPLTYDEILNMRRRRLDYFKCRNALYSKYLEGYCKRSYDQISQSISSKRKKTSTTTLKSKSSARKEKERPSSGSAIEDFIKTKAEMMLAEVMGPFQDPFHPHYTKNVDGYKYCFGNMTLASLNLAYNNLSYITIKKLYKVILYQNSIRNRINGGLVKVVVDGNNMPISCTEMTDINDLMAKNTGQTGENLDLLRRRSRAIK from the exons atgaAATCTCCGAAATCAACGAAGAGCTTGCGGTCAATCAGGTCGGCTCGGTCTGGAAATACTGAAAACATTTTTCACGACGATGTTTGTGACTTGGATAATATGCTAGTTATGGCATGCGCAAAGTTTAATTGTCCATATGCAGTTAGTGTGAAAAAGGAAATAAGACAAg acGACTATTATAAGGCATTGAAACAGGCGGATAATAAAACTAAGTCTAAAAGAATAAGTTTAATGCCAGAGCACAAGGTACCGGAATCAACCGTTGACGTTCCAGCACCTTCGGATCAAGCTTCATCTGTGGCTCCTTCTGTGTCTTACACAAATAACATAGCTACGACATTTGTATATGATAATTATCATACTTTAacagaaatcaaaataactaaaGTGTCACAAGTACCGAATATTCTGCTAAAGATAATCGGCTTATTAGTACCATATTACAAGAATTTAGTGCCATTAAGTATTACCAATTGTGGAATTGATATGTACATTATACACGAATTGGGCAAAATGCTTAATGTGTCAACAATTACAGAAATATTGCTTGACGGATCACCTTTAGCAAGCTGCGATTATAGTATGTTATTGAGAAGCAGTCTCAGAAATCTCTCATTATGCAGATGTAAGGTAAATGATGAGGCTTGCGAAATAATCGCTTCAAAGCTACACCACGCCGCCGCTGCTgataatttattgcttttaaatcTATCCTCAAACCACATAACAGATGAGGGAGCGAAATATTTCGGAGGTGCGTTGAGAACTAATAGACATTTGCGGTATTTAAATTTGGCCGACAACCACATCACCGACGACGGTGCCTGTTACTTATTAGACGTGTTAATTGAATTTCCTCTAACATAtgacgaaatattaaatatgcgtCGGAGGCggttagattattttaaatgtagaaatGCTCTGTATTCAAAATACTTAGAGGGATATTGTAAAAGATCGTATGATCAAATCAGTCAAAGTATCTCgtcgaaaagaaaaaaaacatcgacgacaacattaaaaagtaaatcCAGTGCTAGAAAAGAAAAAGAGAGACCTAGCAGCGGAAGTGCAATTGAagactttattaaaacaaaggcTGAAATGATGCTTGCCGAAGTAATGGGACCTTTTCAAGATCCATTTCATCCACATTATACAAAGAATGTTGATGGTTACAAATACTGCTTCGGCAATATGACGCTTGCTTCACTAAACTTggcatataataatttatcatatattacaataaaaaaattatataaagttatacttTATCAAAATTCAATAAGAAATAGAATAAATGGTGGTCTCGTTAAGGTTGTAGTTGATGGGAACAATATGCCTATAAGTTGCACAGAAATGACAGACATAAATGATTTAATGGCGAAAAATACCGGACAAACTGGTGAGAACTTAGATTTACTTCGTCGGAGAAGTCGGGCTATAAAATAG